AGGGTGTCCTGCTGCATCAGGGCCTTGGCCCGGTTCAGGTCGCCCTCCCGGATGGCGTGCTTCACCTCGGCCACGGACTTGTGGAATGCCGCGTGCGGAACGCGGACCTTTTCCAGTTCCTCCAGGAGCGTCTTGTTTTCGCTCTTGAACGTGGCCATCCACTTGCCGAAGGCGCAGGCCGCGGGGTCCTCGCCGCCATCGAAGGCCTTGCCCGTGAGGATCGCCTGCCCGAGCATGGACTCGAGCTTGTAGTGGTCGCCCCGGAAGGCCTGCAGGTCGCCCATGAGCCGGTCGGGCCGGGGGATGTCCAGGGCGGAGAGCTGCCTGGCCAGGGTCAGGGCCTTGTCGTTGGCGGCCTTCGCGGCCACAATGTGTGCGCTCACTTCCTTGTAAAGGGCCTTGCCTTCCTCGGGCATATCCAACTTGGCATAGGCGTCCATGGCCTCGGTGAAGCGGCCGCGCGCCGTGTCGATGTTGGAGAACTGGCGGACGCGGTCCTCGGGGCCGACCTCGGGGCTCATGAGGGTCCGCAGCGACTGGCCCACCGCGTACATCTCCGCCCGGACGGCCAGGGAATTTTCGACGCCGGGCAGGTCGCCGGTGGCGATCTCGGTGCTTTTGGCGGCCAGGCTGGAGAGCTGGATGAAGGCAGTGACGCCCACCGCCAAGGTGATCGCGGCGGTGAACAGAAATCCGCCGAGCAGTTTGATGCCGAGCTTGATGTTCTTCATACGGCCCCCACGGCTGATGGTTGCTGATCGTATTAGCTCCCATGCGAAGGCGCGCGTCAACCCGGGGGCGAAGATTATAAGACCGGCCGGAGGGGGCTTGAACCAGCGGTCTGCTGATCCGTAATCAGCAGGTCGCCGACGTCGGGCAGGTCCAGGCAAACGGAAAAGGCTGACCAAGGATCACGCCTTTGTCAGCCTTTTTGTTTTCTGGAGCCGGCGATGGGACTTGAACCCGCGACCTGCTGATTACGAATCAGCTGCTCTACCAACTGAGCTACGCCGGCTCGATGGAGGAAGGATTGATATACAACCAGGGCCTCGCAAGTCAAGACCCGGGGAACGGCGGCTTGGCCGGGGGGCGGCCGCTGTACACGAGGGGCCGCT
The DNA window shown above is from Desulfovibrio aminophilus and carries:
- a CDS encoding methyl-accepting chemotaxis protein; this encodes MKNIKLGIKLLGGFLFTAAITLAVGVTAFIQLSSLAAKSTEIATGDLPGVENSLAVRAEMYAVGQSLRTLMSPEVGPEDRVRQFSNIDTARGRFTEAMDAYAKLDMPEEGKALYKEVSAHIVAAKAANDKALTLARQLSALDIPRPDRLMGDLQAFRGDHYKLESMLGQAILTGKAFDGGEDPAACAFGKWMATFKSENKTLLEELEKVRVPHAAFHKSVAEVKHAIREGDLNRAKALMQQDTLPAAEKVFEHFRAMRAEAAKAQTAFTDMAAQLFGESREQTNSVIAAATKLAEYNKNKGQQTSAVMLGDAATAKVMTLAGMLIGLVLAMLLGVLLTRAITGPVTKGVAFAQAMSHGDFTRSLDIDQKDEIGILARSLNEMADRLRDVVADVRGATDNVASGS